One segment of Engraulis encrasicolus isolate BLACKSEA-1 chromosome 7, IST_EnEncr_1.0, whole genome shotgun sequence DNA contains the following:
- the LOC134453319 gene encoding putative uncharacterized protein DDB_G0271982: protein RERERENERERDRERKREREREREREEREREREREREREREREREREHNSTL, encoded by the exons agagagagagagagagagaatgagagagagagagacagagagagaaagagagagagagagagagagagagagagagag gagagagagagagagagagagagagagagagagagagagagagagagagagagagagagagagcacaatagcACACTATGA